One Nocardia farcinica genomic region harbors:
- the ruvC gene encoding crossover junction endodeoxyribonuclease RuvC has product MRVMGVDPGLTRCGLSMVEGGHGRTVTALDVDVVRTPADMDLAHRLMLVADAAEYWMDTHRPGAVAIERVFAQHNVRTAMGTAQAGGVIALAAARRDIPVVFHTPSEVKAAVTGNGNADKAQVTAMVTRILGLQTAPKPADAADALALAICHCWRAPLLARMAAAEAKAAEAKRRYTERLAEQRKAVRG; this is encoded by the coding sequence CGACCCCGGGCTCACCAGGTGCGGACTCAGCATGGTCGAGGGCGGGCACGGGCGCACCGTCACCGCACTGGACGTCGACGTGGTGCGCACCCCGGCGGACATGGACCTGGCGCATCGGCTGATGCTGGTCGCCGACGCCGCCGAGTACTGGATGGACACCCACCGCCCGGGCGCGGTCGCCATCGAGCGCGTCTTCGCCCAGCACAACGTCCGCACGGCGATGGGCACCGCGCAGGCGGGCGGGGTGATCGCGCTGGCCGCGGCCCGTCGCGACATCCCGGTGGTGTTCCACACCCCCAGCGAGGTCAAGGCCGCCGTCACCGGCAACGGCAACGCGGACAAGGCGCAGGTGACCGCGATGGTCACCCGCATCCTCGGGTTGCAGACCGCGCCGAAACCCGCCGACGCGGCGGATGCGCTGGCCCTGGCGATCTGTCATTGTTGGCGGGCGCCGCTGCTGGCCAGGATGGCCGCGGCCGAGGCCAAGGCGGCCGAGGCCAAGCGGCGCTACACCGAACGACTGGCCGAACAACGGAAGGCGGTGCGCGGGTGA